A single Dunckerocampus dactyliophorus isolate RoL2022-P2 chromosome 2, RoL_Ddac_1.1, whole genome shotgun sequence DNA region contains:
- the LOC129177206 gene encoding solute carrier family 22 member 13-like, whose product MADFGEILRNIGEFGTFQKLLICAVSFPNILFSFELACVLFIQSDPDRHCNTDWILKADANLTLQEQLNLTIPLEQDGSFSRCRMFAPVDWDIGAIREHGLNETTVCQNGWEYERSLYTATIITDFDLVCDRAHLPQVAQSVIMLGVLLGALLFGPFAEAVGRKRAAQISMVVVLMFTVASALSPNYWLFLLSEFLMGVGSGGFRLNGIILATEWIGVSKRSWGACITQLCSATGHAILAGLVYLVRDWRLTQLITAALLAVVCVYIWFLPESARWLLDRGRTEEAKELLLKVAAVNKGRFPDSHLEKIPVKETEKKSGFFILFQSSVLRRYFFTVVFVWFSLNVAYYCISFNVGNFGLDVFMTQLFFGLTEMPAQLLCMWLLEALGRRISFISTLLVGGLLSVLMLVFSHGNPIAGTTLATFGRFTFIWAASICNVYLQELFPTSCRQTAFGLGTIICRSGSLIAPLVNILATYHWSIPMATFSSLILISGGLSFLLPETRGIELPDSADEVENNRNKKTTKKECESNTDIKSKVCVRKPASLHASSSPPKVK is encoded by the exons ATGGCCGATTTTGGAGAGATCCTAAGGAACATTGGGGAGTTTGGAACCTTCCAGAAGCTCCTCATCTGTGCAGTTTCCTTCCccaatattttattttcttttgagtTAGCTTGCGTACTGTTTATCCAGTCAGATCCAGATCGGCACTGCAACACGGACTGGATCCTTAAGGCTGACGCTAACCTGACCTTGCAGGAGCAGCTGAACCTGACCATTCCCCTGGAGCAGGATGGTTCCTTCAGCAGGTGTCGCATGTTTGCTCCGGTGGACTGGGACATCGGAGCCATCAGGGAGCACGGACTCAATGAGACCACGGTGTGCCAGAATGGTTGGGAGTACGAGAGGTCACTTTATACAGCCACCATAATCACTGAT tttGATCTCGTATGTGACCGTGCTCACTTACCGCAAGTGGCGCAATCAGTCATAATGTTGGGCGTTCTGCTTGGTGCTCTCTTATTTGGACCCTTTGCTGAAGC GGTTGGTCGAAAACGAGCAGCTCAAATTTCCATGGTTGTGGTCCTCATGTTTACTGTCGCCAGTGCATTGAGCCCAAACTACTGGCTGTTTCTGCTCTCAGAGTTTTTGATGGGCGTTGGCAGCGGAGGTTTTCGGCTAAACGGCATTATATTGG CCACGGAGTGGATTGGCGTGTCCAAAAGGTCGTGGGGGGCATGCATAACTCAACTATGCAGTGCAACTGGACATGCCATCCTTGCTGGTCTGGTCTACTTAGTCAGAGACTGGAGACTAACTCAGCTCATCACTGCAGCTCTCCTCGCAGtcgtttgtgtgtatatatg GTTCCTTCCAGAGTCAGCCAGGTGGCTGTTGGACAGAGGGAGGACAGAAGAAGCTAAAGAGTTGCTGTTAAAGGTGGCAGCTGTGAATAAAGGCAGATTTCCAGACTCTCACCTGGAAAAG ATTCCTGTGaaagaaacggagaaaaagagTGGCTTTTTCATACTTTTCCAGTCATCTGTGCTAAGGAGGTATTTTTTTACCGTAGTATTTGTATG GTTCTCATTGAATGTTGCATACTACTGCATTTCATTCAATGTGGGAAATTTTGGCTTGGACGTATTCATGACACAGCTCTTTTTTGGTCTGACTGAAATGCCAGCTCAGCTACTTTGTATGTGGCTGCTGGAAGCACTGGGGAGAAGAATATCGTTCATCTCAACACTTCTGGTTGGGGGGCTCTTGTCTGTCTTGATGCTCGTGTTCAGTCATG GGAATCCCATTGCTGGTACCACATTGGCAACATTCGGACGTTTCACATTTATCTGGGCAGCAAGCATTTGTAATGTTTATCTTCAAGAGTTATTCCCAACATCTTGTCG ACAAACAGCCTTTGGTTTGGGCACCATTATTTGCCGATCTGGTAGTCTGATTGCTCCATTGGTCAACATATTGGCAACGTACCACTGGTCAATACCCATGGCAACTTTCAGCAGTCTCATACTGATCAGTGGTGGCCTCAGCTTCTTGCTTCCTGAGACTCGCGGGATTGAGCTGCCAGATTCGGCTGACGAAGTCGAGAACAACAG AAATAAGAAGACAACCAAGAAAGAGTGTGAATCAAATACAGACATCAAATCAa AAGTATGTGTACGTAAACCCGCCTCTCTCCACGCCTCGTCTTCACCGCCGAAGGTCAAGTGA
- the LOC129177214 gene encoding LOW QUALITY PROTEIN: solute carrier family 22 member 14-like (The sequence of the model RefSeq protein was modified relative to this genomic sequence to represent the inferred CDS: inserted 2 bases in 1 codon), whose product MADFGEILRNIGEFGTFQKLLICAVSFPSITFTLEGACILFIQSDPNRHCNTDWILKADANLTLQEQLNLTIPLEQDGSFSRCRMFAPVDWDIGAIREHGLNETTVCQNGWEYERSLYTATIITDFDLVCDRAHLPQVAQSVTMLGVLLGALLFGPFAGRKRAAQIALVINFIFIVXPNYWQFRLSQFLMGAGGSGVRLNGITLDKLVHPVFERADASQQQARQRWPSRYSL is encoded by the exons ATGGCCGATTTTGGAGAGATCCTAAGGAATATTGGGGAGTTCGGAACCTTCCAGAAGCTCCTCATCTGTGCAGTTTCCTTCCCAAGTATCACATTTACTTTGGAAGGCGCTTGCATACTTTTTATCCAGTCAGATCCAAATCGGCACTGCAACACGGACTGGATCCTTAAGGCTGACGCTAACCTGACCTTGCAGGAGCAGCTGAACCTGACCATTCCTCTGGAGCAGGATGGTTCCTTCAGCAGGTGTCGCATGTTTGCTCCGGTGGACTGGGACATCGGAGCCATCAGGGAGCACGGACTCAATGAGACCACGGTGTGCCAGAATGGTTGGGAGTACGAGAGGTCACTTTATACAGCCACCATAATCACTGAT tttGATCTCGTATGTGACCGTGCTCACTTACCGCAAGTGGCGCAATCAGTGACAATGTTGGGCGTTCTGCTTGGTGCTCTCTTATTTGGACCCTTTGCTGGTCGTAAACGAGCAGCTCAAATTGCTTTGGTTATaaacttcatttttattgt ACCAAACTACTGGCAATTTCGACTCTCACAGTTTTTGATGGGCGCTGGCGGCTCAGGTGTTCGGCTGAACGGCATTACGTTGGATAAA ctcgtcCATCCTGTCTTCGAGAGAGCGGACGCTAGCCAGCAGCAGGCTCGGCAGCGGTGGCCGAGTCGCTACAGCCTTTAG